Proteins found in one uncultured Desulfuromonas sp. genomic segment:
- a CDS encoding ABC transporter substrate-binding protein, which translates to MSDLKTPPPAGTRLVTDMSGRKVIVKEQVSKVFGYNPMITALMYALAPEKIAGHNFPPSPLELQVAPQSYLDLPVLGVLGALFGGGKQTLNTEAIRQAQPDVILSMTLSKIDEPEVQMAENLQKELDIPVLIFDGALERSAEVIRRVGLVIGAEDRAEALADYFDKKLDIIQRTVATIPKSARHTVYYAQTPSGLHTEPRGARHGEIIDLAGGINCAETYELRGCGRTPISADDLLRWNPEVILVMSDEGNSEDRLLTRMADDPFWSCLQAVKNGNCYEPPALLYSWFDRPPSINRLIGTIWLTGVLYPEWFNWDMAEEVHSFYRLFYRMELSHEKVDDILANPLALTHKKTA; encoded by the coding sequence ATGAGTGATTTAAAAACACCTCCACCGGCCGGAACCCGGCTGGTCACGGATATGTCCGGTCGCAAAGTGATCGTCAAGGAACAGGTCAGCAAAGTGTTCGGTTACAACCCGATGATCACTGCGTTGATGTATGCCCTGGCACCGGAAAAAATTGCCGGACACAATTTTCCACCATCGCCTTTGGAGTTGCAGGTCGCGCCGCAATCGTATCTTGACCTGCCGGTTCTCGGCGTCCTTGGTGCCCTGTTCGGTGGCGGTAAACAAACCCTGAATACCGAAGCCATTCGCCAGGCACAGCCGGATGTGATCCTGTCGATGACGCTGTCGAAAATTGACGAACCTGAGGTTCAAATGGCTGAGAACCTGCAAAAGGAACTGGATATCCCGGTGCTGATTTTTGACGGTGCTCTGGAGCGTAGTGCCGAAGTGATTCGCCGTGTCGGCCTGGTGATTGGTGCCGAAGATCGCGCTGAGGCGCTGGCCGATTATTTTGATAAAAAACTCGACATTATCCAAAGAACCGTAGCCACCATACCCAAGTCTGCGCGCCATACCGTGTATTACGCGCAAACGCCGTCCGGTTTGCACACCGAACCTCGTGGGGCGCGTCATGGCGAAATAATCGATCTGGCTGGTGGCATTAATTGTGCTGAAACCTATGAGTTGCGCGGTTGTGGCCGCACGCCGATCAGTGCCGATGATTTGTTGCGGTGGAACCCAGAAGTGATTCTGGTGATGTCCGATGAGGGAAATTCCGAAGATCGGCTGTTGACCCGCATGGCCGACGATCCGTTCTGGTCGTGCCTGCAGGCGGTGAAAAACGGCAACTGTTATGAACCACCGGCCCTGTTGTATAGCTGGTTTGATCGGCCCCCTTCCATTAATCGCCTGATCGGGACGATCTGGTTGACCGGGGTGTTGTATCCAGAATGGTTCAACTGGGATATGGCCGAAGAGGTCCATAGTTTTTATCGTTTGTTTTATCGCATGGAGCTCAGTCACGAAAAGGTGGACGATATTCTTGCTAACCCATTGGCATTGACGCATAAAAAAACGGCTTGA
- a CDS encoding efflux RND transporter permease subunit, translating into MKNFVTLNLKQKVFINVVFVILMVSGVYSLFNTPVENLPPVAIGKVVITTIHYGASARDVEQLVTREIEEAIDGLENVEYVQSTSMRNVSSILIKFIDDTDYRHLYDELRLRVLNVREQLPDAVDDPIFTYLDSQDWKPVIIANLIGDLSNTSLTLLAEELKSDLRKLDGVQEVALEGDYHQEFQVHIDPQRLRDTGISFAEVAKAIADANVKIPSGRYRQQGHNTLLDTGQVFDRQQQVLDVAVRRDGDGNFIRVRDLATLASLSHREPDLISTVNGQSTVKLKVKKQDAANAITIAERVKQEVERFNQLHQRDGVTTVLTNDSTIEIDDSIRTLGGNMVLGMILVTLVLWITLGFRNAMLTAIGIPFSFLVTIIIVKLTGESINTISLFSFVLVSGIIVDDAVIIIENVYRHLYMGKTRRTAIVDGVSEVFLPVISSAMTTICAFAPMLIMTGSTGDFFSVIPKAVSFALFASLVESLFILPVHILDYGPRQMSANLHAEGDYHHLQEGLFAPLWKIYRGLLNTLLNHKWLTMAGITTAFMVTMVMMIVSVTGIMPLIKVKFYQDSYLRYHVTVDMPTGTSVEGTDAVIRDLSRYLVSLGPGQTLSTSGSAGLKEDQDYQIHRAQHYGQVVVELPPQSEMDLPTGNDQISTYIDQMYDQVEAYVDQHADQWTGRPTIQVFGESTGPPSGKAVNIRLSAMDIDQARAASDDVLAYLHNDPAFADLINLEDNRASIQSVLNFEVRRDRALEYGLSSSDATRLIAGSLNGMQAGNYRTTREEIDLMVKLARQEDSGRGLLNPEQVATIPIVEHSEQPILIGDLANLDYRQEPDARTRYNGKPTLTITADIRTGSQLSASRVQVLAQRYFDSITDRYPGVSIAFGGEFESTSRAYTSLAAAFVIAVLAIYLILASQFNDYIQPIIILSAIAFAFIGVVLGMFFTRSVFTIGSFMAVIGLAGVAVNDSLILIDFMNKERERGLDLREAVINGCSARMRPVLITTLTTMLGMLPMAIGIPHKSITWAPMATAFATGLASATTLALLLIPVEYELTENAKERVRSFMRRRQRRNLKQQREQNK; encoded by the coding sequence GTGAAAAACTTTGTCACCCTGAATCTTAAACAAAAGGTGTTCATCAACGTCGTGTTCGTCATTCTCATGGTGAGCGGCGTGTACAGCCTGTTTAACACCCCGGTGGAAAACCTGCCGCCGGTAGCCATCGGCAAGGTAGTGATCACCACCATCCATTACGGCGCTTCGGCACGTGATGTGGAGCAACTGGTCACCCGCGAGATTGAAGAAGCCATCGACGGACTGGAGAATGTCGAATACGTCCAGTCCACTTCGATGCGTAACGTGTCGTCGATCCTGATTAAATTCATTGACGACACCGACTATCGCCATCTGTATGACGAGCTGCGTCTGCGCGTACTCAATGTGCGCGAGCAGTTGCCGGATGCCGTGGATGATCCGATCTTCACCTATCTCGACAGCCAGGACTGGAAACCGGTGATCATCGCCAACTTGATCGGTGATCTGTCCAACACCAGCCTGACCCTGCTGGCCGAGGAGTTGAAAAGCGATCTGCGCAAGCTCGATGGCGTGCAGGAAGTGGCGCTCGAAGGGGATTATCATCAGGAGTTTCAGGTTCATATCGACCCGCAACGGCTGCGCGACACCGGCATCAGCTTTGCCGAAGTGGCCAAGGCGATTGCCGATGCCAACGTCAAGATCCCCAGCGGCCGCTACCGTCAGCAAGGCCACAACACCCTGCTCGACACGGGTCAGGTGTTTGACCGCCAGCAACAGGTGCTCGATGTGGCCGTACGCCGTGATGGCGACGGCAACTTCATCCGCGTGCGCGATCTGGCCACCCTGGCCAGCCTGTCTCACCGTGAACCCGACCTGATCTCCACGGTCAATGGTCAGAGCACGGTCAAACTGAAAGTCAAAAAACAGGATGCGGCCAACGCCATCACCATCGCTGAGCGGGTCAAGCAGGAGGTGGAACGCTTCAACCAGCTTCATCAGCGCGACGGTGTCACCACGGTACTAACCAACGACTCCACCATCGAGATCGACGACTCGATCCGCACCCTCGGCGGCAACATGGTGCTCGGCATGATCCTGGTTACCCTGGTGCTGTGGATCACCCTCGGCTTTCGTAATGCCATGCTCACGGCCATCGGCATCCCGTTTTCGTTTTTGGTCACCATCATCATCGTCAAGCTGACCGGTGAATCGATCAACACGATCAGTCTGTTTTCGTTTGTGCTGGTGTCGGGAATTATTGTCGACGATGCGGTCATCATCATCGAAAACGTCTACCGCCACCTCTACATGGGCAAGACGCGTCGCACCGCCATTGTCGATGGCGTCAGCGAAGTGTTCCTGCCGGTGATCAGCTCGGCCATGACCACCATCTGCGCGTTTGCTCCCATGCTGATCATGACCGGCAGTACCGGCGACTTTTTCAGTGTCATCCCCAAAGCAGTCAGTTTTGCCCTGTTCGCCTCGCTGGTGGAATCGTTGTTTATCCTGCCGGTGCATATCCTTGATTACGGTCCACGCCAGATGAGTGCCAACCTGCATGCCGAAGGGGATTATCACCATCTGCAGGAAGGACTGTTTGCCCCGCTGTGGAAGATCTATCGCGGTTTGCTCAACACCCTGCTCAACCACAAATGGCTGACCATGGCCGGAATCACCACGGCATTTATGGTGACGATGGTGATGATGATCGTCTCCGTAACCGGCATCATGCCCCTTATCAAGGTGAAGTTTTATCAGGACAGCTACCTGCGCTACCATGTCACCGTGGATATGCCTACCGGCACCTCCGTGGAAGGCACCGACGCGGTCATTCGTGATCTGTCGCGCTACCTGGTCAGCCTCGGCCCCGGCCAGACGTTGTCGACCAGCGGCAGCGCCGGGCTTAAAGAAGATCAGGATTATCAGATTCACCGCGCCCAGCATTACGGTCAGGTGGTGGTAGAATTACCGCCACAAAGCGAGATGGACCTGCCGACGGGTAATGATCAGATCTCCACCTATATCGACCAGATGTACGATCAGGTGGAAGCGTATGTCGACCAACATGCCGATCAATGGACGGGACGACCGACCATTCAGGTATTTGGCGAAAGTACCGGCCCCCCGTCCGGCAAGGCCGTTAATATTCGCTTGTCGGCCATGGATATTGATCAGGCCCGCGCCGCTTCGGACGATGTTCTCGCCTATCTGCATAACGACCCGGCCTTTGCCGATCTGATCAATCTGGAGGACAACCGCGCTTCGATCCAATCGGTGCTCAATTTCGAAGTACGGCGGGATCGCGCGTTGGAATACGGGCTGTCGAGCAGTGACGCCACCCGTCTGATTGCCGGCTCACTCAACGGCATGCAGGCCGGCAACTACCGCACCACCCGCGAAGAGATCGACCTGATGGTCAAATTGGCCCGTCAGGAAGATTCGGGCCGTGGTCTGCTCAACCCCGAGCAGGTGGCCACCATTCCCATTGTCGAGCACAGTGAGCAGCCGATCCTCATCGGTGACCTCGCCAACCTCGATTACCGTCAAGAGCCAGACGCCCGCACCCGCTACAACGGCAAACCAACCTTGACCATCACCGCCGACATCCGCACCGGCTCACAACTGTCGGCCAGTCGGGTCCAGGTACTGGCCCAGCGTTATTTTGACTCCATCACTGATCGCTACCCCGGCGTCAGCATTGCTTTCGGTGGTGAATTTGAAAGCACCTCTCGTGCCTACACCTCTTTGGCGGCGGCATTTGTCATTGCCGTGCTGGCCATCTATCTGATTCTTGCCTCGCAGTTCAACGACTATATCCAGCCGATTATTATCCTGTCGGCCATCGCCTTTGCCTTCATCGGCGTGGTACTGGGGATGTTTTTTACCCGCTCAGTGTTCACCATTGGCAGCTTTATGGCGGTGATCGGTCTGGCTGGAGTGGCGGTCAACGACTCACTGATCCTGATTGATTTTATGAACAAAGAACGGGAACGGGGACTCGACCTGCGTGAAGCCGTCATCAACGGTTGCAGTGCGCGCATGAGACCTGTGCTGATCACCACTCTGACCACCATGCTCGGCATGCTGCCCATGGCCATCGGCATACCGCACAAATCCATCACCTGGGCCCCCATGGCCACAGCCTTTGCCACTGGCCTTGCCAGCGCTACCACATTGGCGTTATTACTGATTCCGGTAGAATATGAATTAACGGAGAATGCCAAGGAGCGGGTACGCAGTTTTATGCGTCGTCGCCAGCGGCGGAATTTGAAGCAACAAAGAGAGCAAAATAAATAG
- a CDS encoding M23 family metallopeptidase — MEEKVHLIITGDNRDSRSVVMTEKRLRRLIRTGLGATVLFAIFTVVSIYTLVQDHSRQKRMTNLESQVLWLNDQNSHLRNQVNRQRTEKKELISNAVNHLNERSTQIESLLQKVGVEVVAEDGGAGQEGSGGPYIEAGAGNFDDALFYSGQLLELADQVPLGRPTKGYLSSSYGRRRDPFNGHMAFHSGIDIAHYVGTKVYATASGTVVSCGVVSGYGKMVKIKHGDRYTTVYGHLQKIYIKPGTKVARGDAIGAMGNTGRSTGPHLHYEIHDNGRTINPYNLTFLNR; from the coding sequence ATGGAAGAAAAGGTTCATTTAATTATCACCGGTGACAATCGCGATTCGCGTTCCGTGGTGATGACAGAAAAGCGGTTGCGCCGTCTGATCCGTACTGGTCTAGGCGCAACTGTTCTGTTTGCCATTTTTACCGTCGTGTCCATCTACACCCTGGTTCAGGATCACAGCCGCCAAAAGCGGATGACCAATCTGGAAAGTCAGGTTCTGTGGCTGAACGATCAGAACTCTCATCTGCGCAATCAAGTCAATCGCCAACGTACAGAGAAAAAAGAACTGATCAGCAATGCGGTCAACCATCTCAACGAGCGCAGCACTCAGATTGAATCGTTACTGCAAAAGGTGGGTGTTGAAGTTGTTGCCGAAGATGGTGGCGCCGGTCAGGAAGGCAGCGGTGGTCCCTACATTGAAGCCGGTGCGGGAAACTTTGATGACGCGCTGTTTTATTCCGGTCAACTGCTTGAGCTTGCCGATCAGGTGCCTTTAGGACGTCCGACCAAAGGCTACCTCTCCTCCAGTTATGGTCGTCGCCGTGATCCTTTCAATGGGCATATGGCGTTTCACAGCGGGATCGATATCGCTCATTATGTCGGCACCAAAGTGTATGCGACTGCAAGCGGCACCGTGGTTAGTTGCGGGGTTGTTTCCGGATACGGTAAAATGGTCAAGATTAAGCACGGTGATCGGTATACTACGGTTTACGGCCACCTGCAGAAAATCTATATCAAGCCCGGCACCAAGGTGGCGCGCGGTGATGCCATTGGAGCGATGGGCAACACGGGGCGTTCCACCGGTCCTCATCTTCATTACGAAATTCACGACAACGGCCGTACCATCAATCCCTATAATCTGACATTCCTGAATCGCTAG
- a CDS encoding radical SAM protein: MIEMICPICEHQCRLEEGKAGRCELYELSDGHLVERQPDRYLVACPISIETMPMLHFQPGAKFLQLTTTGCNFDCPGCISTVLVKEMNPDSAALEVLTPQMVIDRALDSDCEGIAFLMNDPLAAFPRFLAVAELAFQNGLSVGCSTNGYFSTAALEKLVPYLDFINFGMKGFSDASYQACGGARLAPVLRNIERVHDAGIHIEVSCVYQRSNRDEVMALGQWLSRLDRQIPLQVMRFLPFEGATIDEEPSISEAEALCLELQQGLHHVYLFNSPGSPYLNSHCCDCGREVIRRDFYGPMGAKLLLDQSPALVAGGRCPQCDVELPVKGTAAATIFEEGDFQGGYPLTRALEMVEAMLIAMGVVRQQDVAQSWEDLLQGDGLQVLHQHIQDPRRYLNALHYFGRRAGRPVAAAQLADYLEHWLDNLDLAMTGVTDRPRVYYAMGKTLFAIGPGRLENRLVELAGGESLNRQLPVGGRPGRRLTVDKLNELNPQVIVMSAFMSSSKENVLAECAALGIDVEAVRNQRIIVHPAAGWDFGSPRWILGLLHLATIFHPERCRIDVLDEAQQFYRRFYGVDFIADRVNRSFAKPSSDWYWPEQKKAGNLLA; this comes from the coding sequence ATGATTGAAATGATATGCCCTATTTGTGAACACCAGTGTCGTCTGGAGGAAGGGAAAGCAGGTCGCTGTGAACTCTATGAACTCAGCGATGGTCACCTGGTCGAGCGGCAGCCTGACCGGTACCTGGTTGCTTGTCCCATCTCCATTGAAACCATGCCTATGTTGCATTTTCAGCCCGGCGCCAAGTTTCTGCAATTGACCACCACGGGCTGTAATTTCGATTGCCCCGGGTGTATCTCCACGGTGCTGGTTAAAGAGATGAACCCGGATAGTGCCGCCCTTGAAGTTTTGACCCCGCAGATGGTGATTGATCGAGCGCTGGATAGTGATTGCGAGGGGATCGCTTTTTTGATGAATGACCCCCTTGCAGCGTTTCCGCGTTTTCTCGCGGTTGCAGAATTAGCTTTTCAGAACGGATTGAGCGTCGGTTGTTCCACGAACGGCTATTTCAGTACTGCGGCGCTGGAAAAGTTGGTGCCTTATCTTGATTTTATCAATTTTGGCATGAAAGGCTTCAGTGATGCCTCGTATCAGGCCTGTGGCGGGGCGCGACTGGCGCCGGTGTTGCGCAACATTGAACGGGTGCATGACGCGGGTATCCATATTGAAGTGTCTTGCGTTTATCAGCGATCCAATCGTGATGAAGTGATGGCCCTGGGCCAGTGGTTGAGCCGCCTTGATAGACAGATTCCTTTACAGGTGATGCGATTTCTGCCCTTTGAAGGGGCGACGATTGATGAAGAACCGTCAATCAGCGAAGCCGAAGCGCTCTGCCTTGAATTACAGCAAGGGCTTCACCATGTTTACCTGTTTAATTCTCCCGGCAGCCCTTATCTTAATAGCCATTGTTGTGATTGTGGTAGGGAAGTGATTCGGCGGGATTTCTATGGACCGATGGGCGCAAAGTTGCTCCTTGATCAAAGTCCGGCCCTTGTGGCAGGGGGGCGGTGCCCGCAATGTGATGTGGAGTTGCCTGTTAAAGGGACGGCGGCGGCAACGATTTTTGAAGAGGGGGATTTTCAAGGCGGCTACCCGTTGACCCGTGCTCTGGAAATGGTTGAAGCCATGTTGATCGCCATGGGCGTGGTGCGCCAGCAGGATGTGGCACAATCGTGGGAGGATCTGCTGCAGGGCGATGGTTTGCAGGTGCTGCATCAACATATTCAGGACCCGCGTCGTTATCTCAATGCGTTACATTATTTTGGCCGTCGGGCTGGGCGTCCCGTTGCCGCAGCGCAGTTGGCTGACTACCTTGAACATTGGTTGGATAATCTTGATCTGGCGATGACGGGTGTCACTGATCGACCGCGGGTTTACTATGCCATGGGTAAGACACTGTTTGCCATAGGACCGGGACGTCTGGAAAATCGTCTGGTTGAACTGGCAGGGGGCGAAAGTTTGAACCGGCAACTTCCCGTTGGTGGTCGCCCCGGTCGGCGACTCACGGTTGATAAACTGAATGAGTTGAACCCGCAGGTGATCGTCATGTCGGCGTTTATGTCGAGTTCTAAAGAAAATGTGCTGGCAGAGTGCGCGGCACTGGGCATTGATGTCGAAGCGGTGCGCAACCAGCGTATCATTGTGCATCCTGCTGCGGGGTGGGATTTTGGTAGTCCGCGCTGGATTCTCGGCTTGCTCCATCTTGCGACCATTTTTCATCCGGAACGTTGCCGGATTGATGTGCTCGATGAAGCACAGCAGTTTTATCGCCGCTTCTATGGTGTCGATTTCATTGCCGACAGAGTCAATCGATCATTTGCTAAACCCTCCTCAGATTGGTATTGGCCTGAGCAAAAGAAAGCCGGTAATTTGTTAGCGTGA
- a CDS encoding HlyD family efflux transporter periplasmic adaptor subunit: MKKALFILIASCLISGGMVEQTLADSLRVEPGFRDVILRGYSRPLVSSTVAAEVSGVITTRYYDVGDTITNQPLVQIDPTWIDLELQENASAIERTRIAVDQARLRVSWLEKDFKRLQTLVNEGGVSRSTFDEIEQQRDQARLEIRLQEQQFEQLQIQRKTLVEQQKRHRPTAPTGWQVAQRYVDEGELVAAGSPLMDVGDYRHLLIPLSVTAAELSAIREQTQARLNGQDVAYHLHTVSPAFDEKTRKIAIELMIDHFTGEQRGGLPFEVAVRMPDEGLMIPVAAISNRYNHPKVKRRDQSQAIEISILNHQGDWVRIAPTTALQPGVELLDQTPDGGSGKP, translated from the coding sequence ATGAAAAAAGCACTTTTTATCCTTATTGCATCTTGCTTGATTTCCGGGGGAATGGTCGAACAAACCCTGGCAGACTCACTGCGTGTTGAGCCAGGTTTTCGTGATGTCATCTTGCGTGGCTACAGCCGCCCCTTGGTCTCATCGACGGTAGCAGCCGAAGTCTCTGGAGTGATCACCACACGGTATTACGATGTCGGCGACACCATCACCAATCAGCCATTGGTGCAGATCGACCCCACCTGGATCGATCTGGAATTGCAGGAAAACGCCAGCGCCATAGAACGGACCCGCATTGCCGTTGATCAGGCCCGCTTACGCGTATCCTGGCTGGAAAAAGACTTTAAACGCCTGCAGACCCTGGTCAACGAAGGTGGCGTGTCACGCAGTACCTTTGACGAAATCGAACAACAACGTGATCAGGCCCGTCTGGAGATCCGCCTTCAAGAGCAACAGTTCGAACAACTGCAGATACAGCGCAAAACCCTTGTTGAGCAACAAAAACGCCACCGCCCCACCGCACCCACGGGCTGGCAGGTCGCGCAGCGCTATGTGGATGAGGGGGAACTGGTCGCTGCCGGCAGCCCATTGATGGATGTCGGCGATTATCGCCATCTGCTCATCCCGTTGTCGGTTACCGCCGCGGAGCTGTCCGCTATCCGTGAACAAACGCAAGCACGACTCAACGGTCAGGACGTAGCTTATCACCTGCACACCGTCAGCCCGGCATTTGATGAAAAAACCCGCAAAATCGCCATTGAACTGATGATTGATCACTTTACCGGAGAACAGCGCGGCGGCCTGCCTTTTGAGGTGGCAGTGCGCATGCCTGATGAGGGGCTGATGATTCCAGTCGCCGCAATCAGCAACCGCTACAACCATCCAAAGGTGAAGCGACGCGACCAATCACAGGCCATTGAGATCTCTATCCTCAATCACCAGGGCGACTGGGTGCGTATTGCGCCGACAACAGCTCTACAGCCGGGAGTGGAACTGCTCGATCAGACACCGGATGGCGGGAGTGGTAAACCGTGA
- a CDS encoding polymer-forming cytoskeletal protein: protein MFSSSSNKKETPEAITTILGEGTEVTGDLVFKGSMRIDGQFDGNLTGDHLIISASGKVVGDVSAKSCICHGQVTGNLSVDELQVKKGGNVDGTITTRDLSVESGAFLDGEVKLKKKELHVVDDKTKTAKDKGTVAK from the coding sequence ATGTTTTCGTCCTCATCGAACAAAAAAGAAACCCCCGAAGCCATTACCACCATTCTTGGTGAAGGTACTGAAGTCACTGGTGATCTGGTGTTTAAAGGCAGCATGCGTATTGACGGCCAGTTTGACGGCAATCTCACCGGCGACCACCTGATTATCAGTGCCAGCGGTAAAGTGGTTGGCGATGTTAGTGCCAAGAGCTGCATTTGTCACGGCCAGGTGACCGGCAATTTATCTGTGGATGAATTACAGGTCAAGAAGGGGGGCAATGTCGATGGCACCATCACCACCAGAGACCTGTCTGTCGAGTCGGGCGCTTTCCTCGATGGGGAAGTGAAATTGAAGAAAAAAGAGCTGCATGTGGTGGATGATAAAACCAAGACAGCCAAAGATAAAGGGACTGTGGCGAAGTAA
- a CDS encoding class I SAM-dependent methyltransferase, producing MEKIKKQQAKTIESWNRTAKAFNDTIASLDNYDHTYQFVCDRLHDGDAVLDLACGPGQISKYLRKRKNLKIFGVDLSEEMVNIARQEIPDGVFYRHSIVTYCKSESFDVVLLGFALPYLTESQLKACIFNSSQCLKKPGMLYVSFMEGNGGRLEKTSFGQENEFLIFYYPKALVISELQKNGIEILKEYCLDYQEPDGRITKDIVLIGERT from the coding sequence ATGGAAAAAATCAAAAAACAACAAGCGAAAACGATTGAATCCTGGAATCGAACGGCCAAGGCATTCAACGATACCATTGCCTCTCTTGACAACTACGATCATACCTATCAGTTCGTTTGTGACCGGCTGCATGATGGCGATGCTGTGCTTGACTTGGCGTGTGGTCCGGGACAGATCAGCAAGTACCTTCGGAAAAGAAAAAATCTGAAAATTTTTGGTGTGGATCTTTCAGAAGAGATGGTGAATATCGCCAGACAGGAAATCCCGGACGGTGTTTTTTATCGGCATTCTATCGTGACATATTGCAAATCTGAATCATTCGATGTGGTTCTGCTGGGATTTGCTTTGCCGTATCTGACTGAGAGTCAGCTGAAAGCGTGTATCTTCAATAGCTCCCAGTGTTTAAAAAAGCCCGGAATGCTTTATGTCAGTTTCATGGAAGGCAATGGCGGCAGGCTCGAAAAAACGTCATTTGGTCAAGAAAACGAGTTTCTGATTTTTTATTATCCCAAAGCCCTTGTCATCAGCGAACTGCAAAAGAACGGTATCGAAATCCTCAAGGAATATTGTCTTGATTACCAGGAACCTGACGGACGCATCACGAAGGATATCGTATTGATCGGCGAAAGGACCTAG
- a CDS encoding class I SAM-dependent methyltransferase codes for MTIDAKKFDHLAKTVFAPVYPVIATQIIETTNVREGSCLDVGCGPGDLGFALLQQTDLAVGFVDSSADMVSRVAATIDSRQLQHRCHAMCSDVAQMEVAPNSVDLIVSRGSVFFWEDLHQSFSHLYQVLKPGGWMYIGGGFGDQQLLDQVICAFKERGEEDTFRDRIRCNLSDTSRKRLTHGLEQAGISDYSVRHSDAIGLWVVVQKPQ; via the coding sequence ATGACCATTGATGCCAAGAAATTTGATCATTTAGCCAAAACCGTTTTTGCCCCAGTATATCCTGTTATTGCGACTCAAATTATTGAGACGACAAATGTGCGCGAGGGATCCTGCCTTGATGTCGGTTGTGGTCCCGGAGATCTTGGTTTTGCCCTTTTGCAGCAGACGGATCTTGCCGTAGGCTTTGTTGACTCCTCTGCGGATATGGTGTCACGAGTTGCCGCCACCATTGACTCTCGTCAGCTTCAACACCGTTGCCACGCGATGTGCAGTGATGTCGCCCAGATGGAGGTGGCCCCCAACAGTGTAGATTTGATTGTCAGCCGTGGTTCCGTGTTCTTCTGGGAAGATCTTCACCAGAGCTTTTCGCATCTTTATCAGGTTTTGAAACCGGGTGGCTGGATGTATATTGGCGGCGGTTTCGGCGATCAGCAGCTCCTTGATCAGGTCATTTGTGCATTCAAAGAGCGTGGTGAAGAGGATACTTTTCGCGACCGCATTCGGTGCAACTTGAGTGACACCAGTCGCAAACGTTTGACCCATGGGTTGGAACAGGCTGGAATCAGCGACTATTCCGTGCGTCACAGCGATGCGATCGGACTCTGGGTTGTGGTGCAAAAGCCCCAATGA
- a CDS encoding substrate-binding domain-containing protein — protein sequence MTRQDDSIKCMVRDYRQKQGWSQKELAERIGIKRQAIYDIETGRYLPNTGISLRLARLFGCRVEDLFVDDTPEQQQGVDLVNGTCLPSTRLALSRVRDRLVGLPLSGHDAMPFGLRSADGLLSEDGKHARIFSPSQTLDHNIILMGCDPAFEILSHHVNRLVRDAQVYCRFASSRRSLRGLGEGVAHIAGSHFHNQDQKESNVIAASRDLQQRRTKVIGFSLLEEGLMVAKGNPLGIRSVADLVQPMVRFVNRDCGAALRVLLDDHLQKAGIAGPMINGYLTEVDSHREGAYRIACNVADAALGLRAIAEAFDLGFVPLTAVRCDLLFPEDLIDHPTVKVVLDVMHSSALRKEIDALPGYEASATGKVIAEV from the coding sequence ATGACCCGACAAGATGATTCGATAAAATGCATGGTGCGCGACTATCGCCAGAAACAAGGCTGGTCGCAAAAAGAACTCGCTGAGCGCATCGGCATCAAACGCCAGGCCATTTACGATATTGAAACTGGCCGCTATCTGCCCAATACCGGGATATCTCTGCGACTGGCGCGGTTGTTCGGCTGCCGGGTAGAGGATCTGTTTGTCGATGACACCCCGGAGCAACAGCAGGGGGTCGATCTGGTCAATGGGACGTGCCTGCCCTCGACTCGCCTGGCCTTGAGCCGGGTGCGTGACCGCCTGGTGGGCTTGCCGCTCAGTGGCCATGACGCCATGCCGTTCGGGTTGCGTTCCGCCGATGGACTCTTGTCGGAAGACGGTAAGCATGCGCGGATTTTTTCCCCATCGCAGACCCTTGACCACAATATTATTCTCATGGGTTGTGATCCGGCCTTTGAGATCCTTAGCCACCATGTCAATCGATTGGTGCGCGATGCTCAGGTCTATTGCCGGTTTGCTTCCAGCCGACGTTCGCTACGCGGGTTGGGGGAAGGGGTTGCACATATTGCCGGCAGCCATTTTCACAATCAGGATCAAAAGGAATCCAACGTGATTGCCGCCAGCCGAGATCTGCAACAGCGTCGTACCAAAGTGATCGGTTTTTCCCTGCTCGAAGAGGGGTTGATGGTAGCCAAGGGCAATCCGTTAGGGATTCGTAGCGTCGCTGATCTGGTCCAGCCCATGGTACGTTTTGTCAATCGCGATTGCGGGGCAGCCCTGCGTGTATTGCTGGATGATCATCTGCAAAAAGCTGGTATCGCCGGTCCGATGATCAACGGCTATCTTACTGAGGTCGATTCCCATCGCGAGGGGGCCTACCGCATTGCCTGCAATGTGGCAGATGCCGCTTTGGGATTGCGTGCCATTGCCGAAGCTTTTGACCTCGGTTTTGTGCCTTTAACAGCGGTGCGCTGTGATCTGCTGTTTCCCGAAGATTTGATCGACCACCCCACGGTCAAAGTGGTGCTTGATGTCATGCATTCGTCAGCACTGCGTAAAGAGATAGATGCGTTGCCCGGTTATGAGGCGTCTGCCACCGGCAAGGTGATTGCCGAAGTTTGA